Below is a genomic region from Ostrea edulis chromosome 10, xbOstEdul1.1, whole genome shotgun sequence.
GTGGAAACAAACATGTCTGGAAGAAAGAATTATGTCCGGCATGGGGAAAAACTTGTAATAAATGTCATGGACGAAATCATTTCAGTGTGAAATGCAAGAAAGTGCACCTGGTAGAGAGAAATCGGTATGACGAGTCATCTGATGAAGATGAACACTGGCTGAATGCTGTGAACTCGCTGAACTgtaataataattcattaacGGCAGttatgaatgtgaacaattgTGACGTACGTTTCCAATTGGACAGTGGTGCACAAACCAATACGATCCAAAAGAAGTATGTTCGAAAGGAACAAGTTCGTCCGTCCTCATCGACTCTGCGCGTGTATGATGCAGCACCTTTGACAACTTTAGGAGAAGTAGACCTGTGTGTTACAAACCCAAAATCTGGAGAAGTGGTGAATGTGACATTTGCAGTTGTAAGCAATAAACTTCAGAGTTTATTAGGACTTGATGTTATAAAGAAAATGAATCTCATCACAGTGAATGGTGAAAAGTTTATCTGGAAGCTGAATACCACATCTAAATCAGAATTAGGTGACCTTGGAGAAGCTACACTTGTAATAGATAGCCAGATCCAACCAAAAACTCTCCCATGTAGAAAACTCCCTCTCGCTATCAAAGACCGTGTGAAAGCAGAACTTGACAGTCTAGTTGACAGAGGAATCCTTATTCCAGTTACAACACCTACAAAATGGGTAAATCAGATGGCAGTAGTACACAAAGCCAATGGCAAATTGAGGATTTGTCTTGATCCACAAGCTTTAAATTCAGCATTATTGCGTGAACACTATAAACTACCTGTACTTGATGATGTGCTACCCAAGCTACAAAATGCAAAGCTGTTTAGCAAGTTAGATGTAAAAGAGGCATACTGGCATGTTAAGTTGGATAATGAATCCAGTTTATTGACAACCATGATCACCCCATTTGGTCGATACAGATGGCAGAGACTCCCATTTGGATTAAAAGTTTCTAGTGAAATTTTTCAGAGAAAGTTGACTGAAGCTCTGGGTGATATTGAAGGTGTTTTTACCATAGCGGACGATATCATTGTTACTGGATGTGGAGATACTATTCCAGAAGCTGAAAGAGACAACAAGGAAAAACTGAAACTCCTGTACTCAAGATGTAATGAAGCAAAGATCATCCTGAATGACGAAAAAAAAGAAATCGGACTCCAAGAAATTACTTTTCATGGGCACAAAGTAACTAGCAATGGAGTGAAAGCAGACGATGGAAAAGTGAAAGCCATTGTCGACATGCCTAGACCAACTGATGTGTCAGGTGTAAGAAGATTTTGTGGTATGGTGCAGTACATGGCCAAATTTATACCGAGCTTGTCCACAACTCTGGAACCACTTAGAAAACTCACACGCAAAGACACTCACTGGAAGTGGACTGACAAGTGTGAAAAGGCATTTACTGATATCAAGATACAGCTAACCTGTACTCCTATTCTAGCCTACTACAATCCTGATCTGGAATTGACTGTACAAACAGACAGCAGTAAAGATGGTCTTGGAGCTGTTCTTTTACAAGGTGGAAAGCCAATTGAATACGCTTCGCGCTCGCTCTCTTCGTCACAACGAAAATGGGCTCAAATCGAGAAAGAGGCCTTATCCATTCTATTCGGACTGGAAAAGTTTGACCAGTACACCTATGGAAGAAAAGTGATTATTGAGAATGACCACAAACCTCTAGAAGTTATTCTGAAAAAGCCCTTATCAGCTGCTCCACGTAGACTACAGGATATCATGATGAAATTGAACAGATACGATATTACTTTCAAGTTCATCAAAGGTGAAGACCTTGTCATTGCAGACGCATTGAGCAGAGCAACAGTAGAAGATCCAGATGATCGCCCACGAATTATGAATGTATGTTTTGATCCAGATATATCAGATGTTCGTCTTGAAGAGATTAGCAAGGCAACAGAAAAGGATCCTGAATTGCAAAGTTTAATTGCATACATCACTACTGGATGGCCAGAGAGAAAGAATTTGGTAGAGGAACCAGTGAAACATTATTATGACTTACGAGATACATTGAGTGTCCATAATGACATTATCGTTAAGGGAGAAGCCATAGTGATTCCGAAATCTCTTAGATCTGATGTTAAGTGTCGACTTCACTCAGCTCACCTTGGCTATGATTCTATGATTCGACGTGCTCGTGGAACAGTATTTTGGCCAAACATGCAAAGTGACATAAAACAGATTGCTGAAAACTGTTATGCCTGTCAGCAGATGAAAGCTAGACCAACAAAAACCATGCTTACTCAACATGATGAAGGAACCACACCCTGGAACAAGATTGGATTGGATTTTTTTCAAGTGAAAAATCATACTTACCTTGTTAGTGTTGATTATTACACAAATTACATTGAAGTTGATCTGATGTCAACAACAACTTCAGTGAAACTGATTAAAACGTTGAAGAAACAATTTTCACATTTCGGAATTCCTTCAATTATTGTCTCGGATGGAGGACCCCAATTTACTTCATATGAATTCAGCAAATTCACCACGGAATGGGGAATACGACATGTTACCTCCTCACCAAACCATCAGAGAGCCAACGGAAAGGCGGAATCGGCTGtaaaaatcatcaaaaacatGATTATTAAATGCGACAAGGAAGGAACAGACCAATTCGAGGCACTCATGGAACAGAGAAATACCCCTCGACAAGATACAGGTCTTAGTCCGTGCGAGATGATGTTTGGAAGACCAACTCGAACAAGACTTCCAAAACTAATACTCTCTAAGACGAGTCGCAATACAAAACGTGAACAACGGAAGAAGTCGGTGAAACGTTACTATAACAAAACGGCTTATGACAAACCTACACTGAAGCAGAACCAAAGTGTTTTCTTTGAAaggaaagaaaaggaaaaatggATTCTTGGCAAAATTGTTGACTGTCTTCATAACCAGACCTACATAATTCAGTCACAGGATGGAACAACTTATCGCAGAAATCGTCTTCATATTAGACCCACTGAAATTGAAGCAGTAATAAGAGATAAGTCCCCAGTGCGCCTGGAAAACAAGAGGAAACCGTTTCAAAATACACCCCCTGAGAAAACAATGACCAGCCCAGAACCAGCAAATCTTCCAGAAAAGAAAAAGCCAATTGAAACCACAGCTGTAATCGGTTCATCTCGCGAAATAGTGAATGCAAGTGATTGTCCTGTGCAAGAAACATTATCTACAAACAATCCGGAACCAACATTGCGTAGATCTATCCGTGCTCGCAAGGAACCTGTAAAATTAAAAGACTATGTTCGCCATTGATCATGTTGCAGATTGACTGTTTGTTGATTCAATATCTTTAAATgttaatttgattattttcttatgatgaaacataacaaaagacagtctaatatatttgaaaagttgaatccAAGAATAAGAAAGTCTTTATTTCTAGTCAAATGCTCTCTTAtattatatgtttattttgcaCTAATTTGAAAGCTCTTTAAAGAAAAAGGGATGTTGATATTATGTATCTTAATTATGTTCATTATGTGTTTCCATAGTTTAGTGCAATGCACGCATGCGCAGTTCTATATAAATCTGTTTTCCTGTGAAGTCTGTGTTGTATGCTCGTGTACTAAAGTGTCCGTTCTGGCCGTTATCAACAGGTACAACCCCTGTAATCTCTCTCTCCAATaattagtaatatgtatgtgttaTACAATTAAGAGCCTTATTATTTGTCGATTGTGCTGTTAAATTACAAAGTTATGTAAatgttcatgatatcaaatgtagACAGATTCCCGCACGAGAAAATCTTAatatgtacttacatgtaatataccaaCGTATCAGGCACGTAGAACAGGGGGACTGCCCCTTTACgtttttgacaacgttcattTTCTATTATCTTCACGTattaagttattttcacatgcaaaataAGATACATTGGCGGATTGGCCCTACCCCACTCTTTTTGGTATTACTGATGAATGCATGGTGAAATGTACacgtaataatgaatgaaatgaTTGATCAAAGGACGTACGGAGC
It encodes:
- the LOC125665673 gene encoding uncharacterized protein K02A2.6-like, which gives rise to MRTTCKLFRINKLTSECDLYDGGGYRTATPVQGNQFYQKVPDSATENYKSWKRQVEIYLIASGTTKLPEEIQTATIINCGGERLLKIYDHFEWTQDEDKNKPGDVFSKIEQYCNPRRNEVAESHKFWSTKYVEPFDQFLTELRIKAASCNFKEEDRMIRDKIVFSCSGKMQQLLLRDDDLDLKKTIKICQSYEQANRQAEEMKKENQSSVHKVSEHQTPRNRKSTNKFPYKKTAQSTPQDRGEKMCKFCGNKHVWKKELCPAWGKTCNKCHGRNHFSVKCKKVHLVERNRYDESSDEDEHWLNAVNSLNCNNNSLTAVMNVNNCDVRFQLDSGAQTNTIQKKYVRKEQVRPSSSTLRVYDAAPLTTLGEVDLCVTNPKSGEVVNVTFAVVSNKLQSLLGLDVIKKMNLITVNGEKFIWKLNTTSKSELGDLGEATLVIDSQIQPKTLPCRKLPLAIKDRVKAELDSLVDRGILIPVTTPTKWVNQMAVVHKANGKLRICLDPQALNSALLREHYKLPVLDDVLPKLQNAKLFSKLDVKEAYWHVKLDNESSLLTTMITPFGRYRWQRLPFGLKVSSEIFQRKLTEALGDIEGVFTIADDIIVTGCGDTIPEAERDNKEKLKLLYSRCNEAKIILNDEKKEIGLQEITFHGHKVTSNGVKADDGKVKAIVDMPRPTDVSGVRRFCGMVQYMAKFIPSLSTTLEPLRKLTRKDTHWKWTDKCEKAFTDIKIQLTCTPILAYYNPDLELTVQTDSSKDGLGAVLLQGGKPIEYASRSLSSSQRKWAQIEKEALSILFGLEKFDQYTYGRKVIIENDHKPLEVILKKPLSAAPRRLQDIMMKLNRYDITFKFIKGEDLVIADALSRATVEDPDDRPRIMNVCFDPDISDVRLEEISKATEKDPELQSLIAYITTGWPERKNLVEEPVKHYYDLRDTLSVHNDIIVKGEAIVIPKSLRSDVKCRLHSAHLGYDSMIRRARGTVFWPNMQSDIKQIAENCYACQQMKARPTKTMLTQHDEGTTPWNKIGLDFFQVKNHTYLVSVDYYTNYIEVDLMSTTTSVKLIKTLKKQFSHFGIPSIIVSDGGPQFTSYEFSKFTTEWGIRHVTSSPNHQRANGKAESAVKIIKNMIIKCDKEGTDQFEALMEQRNTPRQDTGLSPCEMMFGRPTRTRLPKLILSKTSRNTKREQRKKSVKRYYNKTAYDKPTLKQNQSVFFERKEKEKWILGKIVDCLHNQTYIIQSQDGTTYRRNRLHIRPTEIEAVIRDKSPVRLENKRKPFQNTPPEKTMTSPEPANLPEKKKPIETTAVIGSSREIVNASDCPVQETLSTNNPEPTLQYITNRDEWFPEYQVCVWIHIETLNHQEANDRCQSEEWIHVFSRRVGYRLYEWSDGSPIPSSGWWCSGQPYEDLACLGADLNMGPWCPNGGLDDIVCTAKRPFFCV